One region of Prosthecobacter vanneervenii genomic DNA includes:
- a CDS encoding ATP-dependent DNA ligase, translating to MIQVTHPNGIYLPEADLWLDPHFPGKRAFISHAHSDHVARHEMTFCSEVTRDLMKTRYGYKSEGEMRVLPMREAVEWEGWELRLLPAGHIIGSAMLHLTRKADGATLLYTGDYKLRQGLSSERCELLHADTLIMECTFGLPQFTFPPTAQVVHQVLKFVQETLEDGGIPVLLGYSLGKAQEILCALAEAGHPVMVHKSIWDMTRAVAPLLGRLPEYRLFDAAQAAGHVLLFPPSNGRSIAIKKLKVCRTAMMTGWALQPGAKFRYQVDEIFPLSDHADYPELVETVQEVKPRCTWLVHGYTHEFAADLRQRGFEAWTLERADQLELTLASAAPVLRTAVETGSNDWGRGSFAQWAEACAQTAEVASRLKKVERLADMLRSLSDVEELALAARFSAGSTGDAPLNTGWSLLKRALIELSGVNEAEYRTISRSQADTGRTAFLVLQRAVLSPTACSLSDVAAFFAQLSRAGGQVERVKLIKNRLQQLTAATGAWLVRLMTGELRMGSKEGLIEEAVAAAFDAGADAVREAAMLCGDIGQAARLASKHSLHEAKPRPMVPIKVMLASPEETAQDIWERLNTAEVWLEDKYDGIRAQMHRTAERVEIYTRDLKPVGAQFPEIMQAASALSAEVILDGEIIAHAEDKKLSFFDLQKRLGRRDQADLFLPSDVTVKYVVFDVLWKDGVSLLEKPLTERRAKLEAISLPAGMGVIEVMKAASADDIEAAFHAARRRGNEGLIAKDALSHYSPGRRGKSWLKLKKAFATLDVVVVRAEQGHGKRSHVLSDYTFAVRDEEADNSLRIIGKAYSGLTDAEIEELTEHFTQTTLSQRGRVRTVTPEIVLEIAFDSIQASNRHDSGLAMRFPRIKAIRRDKGPAEIDTLAYARKLAGVSV from the coding sequence TTGATCCAAGTCACCCACCCCAACGGGATCTACCTGCCTGAGGCGGATCTGTGGCTGGATCCGCATTTCCCTGGCAAGCGGGCTTTCATCTCCCATGCGCACAGCGACCATGTGGCGCGGCATGAGATGACGTTCTGCTCCGAAGTGACGCGGGATCTCATGAAGACCCGCTACGGTTACAAGAGCGAGGGCGAGATGCGCGTGCTGCCCATGCGTGAGGCCGTGGAGTGGGAGGGCTGGGAGCTGCGGCTGCTGCCTGCGGGGCACATCATCGGCTCCGCTATGCTGCACCTCACGCGCAAGGCAGACGGCGCCACGCTGCTTTACACCGGAGACTACAAGCTGCGCCAGGGGCTCAGTTCAGAACGCTGCGAGCTGCTTCATGCGGACACGCTGATCATGGAGTGTACTTTTGGCCTGCCGCAGTTCACCTTTCCACCCACGGCCCAGGTGGTGCATCAGGTGCTCAAATTTGTGCAGGAGACGCTGGAGGACGGCGGCATTCCCGTGCTGCTGGGCTACTCCCTGGGCAAGGCGCAGGAGATCCTCTGTGCGCTGGCAGAGGCCGGGCATCCGGTGATGGTGCACAAGTCGATCTGGGACATGACACGCGCCGTGGCTCCATTGCTGGGCAGGCTGCCGGAGTACCGCCTGTTTGACGCCGCGCAGGCTGCTGGTCATGTGCTGCTCTTCCCGCCCAGCAACGGGCGCTCCATCGCCATCAAAAAACTGAAGGTCTGTCGCACGGCCATGATGACCGGCTGGGCGCTGCAGCCCGGTGCCAAGTTCCGCTATCAGGTGGATGAAATTTTTCCGCTTAGCGATCACGCCGACTACCCCGAGCTGGTCGAAACAGTGCAGGAGGTGAAGCCGCGCTGCACCTGGCTGGTGCATGGCTACACGCACGAATTTGCCGCTGATCTGCGGCAGCGCGGATTTGAGGCCTGGACGCTGGAGCGTGCAGACCAGCTGGAACTGACGCTGGCCAGCGCGGCTCCGGTGCTGCGCACGGCGGTGGAGACCGGCAGCAATGACTGGGGGCGGGGAAGCTTTGCGCAATGGGCGGAAGCTTGTGCGCAGACTGCCGAAGTAGCCTCGCGACTGAAGAAGGTGGAAAGACTGGCCGACATGCTGCGCAGCCTGTCAGATGTGGAAGAGCTGGCGCTGGCGGCGCGCTTTTCCGCCGGCAGCACCGGTGACGCACCGCTGAACACAGGCTGGTCACTGCTGAAACGTGCGCTCATTGAACTCAGTGGCGTGAACGAGGCCGAATATCGCACCATTTCGCGCTCGCAGGCAGACACGGGCCGCACCGCCTTCCTGGTGCTGCAGCGTGCGGTACTTTCTCCAACTGCGTGTTCTTTGAGTGATGTTGCCGCATTCTTCGCCCAGCTGAGCAGGGCCGGGGGGCAGGTGGAGCGTGTGAAGCTGATCAAAAACCGGCTGCAGCAGCTCACCGCCGCCACAGGGGCCTGGCTGGTGCGGCTCATGACGGGGGAGCTGCGCATGGGCTCCAAAGAAGGGCTGATCGAAGAGGCCGTGGCCGCAGCTTTTGATGCGGGGGCAGATGCGGTGCGCGAGGCTGCCATGCTCTGCGGAGACATCGGACAGGCAGCCAGGCTGGCCAGCAAACACAGCCTGCACGAGGCAAAGCCTCGCCCGATGGTGCCCATCAAGGTCATGCTCGCGTCTCCAGAAGAAACTGCGCAGGACATTTGGGAAAGGCTCAACACGGCGGAGGTCTGGCTGGAGGACAAGTATGACGGCATTCGCGCGCAGATGCACCGGACTGCAGAGCGTGTGGAGATCTACACCCGCGACCTCAAGCCTGTAGGTGCGCAGTTTCCTGAGATCATGCAGGCTGCATCAGCGCTGTCGGCGGAGGTCATTCTGGATGGCGAAATCATCGCGCATGCGGAGGACAAGAAGCTCTCGTTCTTCGATCTGCAAAAGCGCCTTGGCCGCCGCGATCAGGCGGACCTCTTTCTGCCCAGTGATGTGACGGTGAAGTATGTGGTGTTTGACGTGCTGTGGAAGGACGGTGTGTCGCTGCTGGAAAAGCCGCTGACGGAACGGAGAGCGAAGCTGGAGGCGATTTCGCTGCCTGCTGGAATGGGAGTGATCGAGGTGATGAAAGCGGCCAGTGCAGATGACATCGAGGCCGCCTTTCATGCGGCACGACGCCGTGGCAATGAGGGTCTCATCGCCAAAGATGCTCTCAGCCATTACTCGCCAGGAAGACGCGGCAAATCATGGCTCAAGCTGAAGAAGGCCTTTGCCACACTCGATGTGGTGGTGGTGCGGGCTGAGCAGGGCCACGGCAAACGCAGTCATGTGCTCAGCGACTACACCTTTGCGGTGCGCGATGAAGAGGCGGACAACAGCCTGCGCATCATTGGCAAGGCCTACAGCGGGTTGACCGATGCGGAGATCGAGGAACTGACGGAGCACTTCACCCAAACGACCCTGAGCCAGCGCGGGCGAGTGCGCACCGTGACGCCGGAGATCGTGCTGGAGATCGCGTTTGATTCCATCCAGGCCAGCAACCGCCACGACAGCGGCCTGGCGATGAGGTTTCCGCGCATCAAGGCCATCCGGCGAGACAAAGGCCCGGCAGAAATCGACACCCTGGCCTACGCGCGCAAGCTGGCTGGTGTGAGCGTGTGA